Proteins co-encoded in one Gossypium hirsutum isolate 1008001.06 unplaced genomic scaffold, Gossypium_hirsutum_v2.1 scaffold_98, whole genome shotgun sequence genomic window:
- the LOC107893757 gene encoding probable leucine-rich repeat receptor-like protein kinase At1g35710: MASPFCCTTLVLSYVSIALVVTIFPTFGTGSTRLATASELEMEAKALLHLGWWSWHGNDTRDRCGWKGIACNEAGSITSIDCSWVAVRGSISPEIGAFSSLESLNLSHSALVGELPPSLGKLTLLEELNLSDNSIYGSIPLDWGNMKSLKQLDLSNNQIRGPIPPTLGNLTNLEQLDFSNNQIRGPIPLDWGNMKSLKQLDISNNLIRGPIPPTLGNLTNLEQLDLSFNQITGAIPREIGNLKNLSELNLSKNKLNGSIPLSIFNLSRLSHFYLDSNLLEGPLPQEMENLKALSFLDLSNNKLIGPFPSQIGNCSGLEGLYLSHNRITGSIPFEVFTCPYYTLDLSHNFIEGEIPHQFDNGLYLQVLNLSYNNLTGMIPESFWFLETLNLSYNSLEGPIPEDFSHRFSSDSFWGNKYLCGNLPDFSPCPSKSSNELKIVQIILPVLCFLAFLGLGVLLFLRSRAKDNIPEPNVTKNGDLFSILNFDGRIAFEDIIEATNDFDIRYCIGTGGYGSVYRAQLPSGKIIALKKLHRREAEVLAFDKSFKNEAKILSEIRHKNIVKLHGFCLHNRCMFLIYEYMARGSLFCVLAYDNEAMEMDWIKRVKIIKDTACALSYLHHDCHPPIVHRDISSNNILLNSNLEACVSDFGTARLIDPDSSNQTMLVGTYGYIAPELAYTMVVTEKCDVYSFGVLALEILMGKHPGELLVSLSASFSKNIMLSDILDPRLSLPSDRRVAKDIVFAATVAFACLRSNPKFRPTMKCASQEFLSRKRPVANRLQAISLLQLKEHDLYMDDEAKFQSQKSGEIVGLHASSST; encoded by the exons ATGGCCTCACCTTTTTGTTGCACTACCCTTGTTCTTTCTTATGTTTCGATTGCACTCGTGGTCACCATTTTTCCAACTTTCGGTACTGGTTCTACCAGATTAGCCACAGCATCCGAGCTAGAAATGGAAGCAAAAGCTCTCCTTCATTTAGGTTGGTGGAGTTGGCACGGCAATGACACTCGCGATCGTTGCGGATGGAAAGGTATAGCATGCAATGAAGCTGGGAGCATCACCAGCATTGATTGTTCATGGGTTGCGGTTAGGGGAAGCATCTCGCCTGAAATAGGAGCTTTCTCTTCACTCGAGTCCCTTAATCTTTCTCACAGTGCTCTAGTAGGTGAGTTACCTCCATCTCTCGGAAAACTTACACTCTTAGAAGAGCTCAACCTTTCCGATAACTCTATTTACGGTTCTATCCCCCTAGACTGGGGGAACATGAAGAGTTTGAAACAGTTGGACCTATCCAATAACCAAATTCGTGGTCCTATCCCTCCTACCTTAGGCAACTTAACCAATTTAGAACAGTTGGACTTCTCCAATAACCAAATTCGTGGTCCTATCCCCCTAGACTGGGGGAACATGAAGAGTTTGAAACAGTTGGACATATCCAATAACCTAATTCGTGGTCCTATCCCTCCTACCTTAGGCAACTTAACCAATTTAGAACAGTTGGACTTATCCTTTAATCAAATCACTGGGGCAATTCCTCGTGAAATTGGGAACCTAAAGAATTTGTCTGAATTGAATCTAAGTAAAAACAAGCTCAATGGTTCGATCCCTTTGTCAATATTTAATTTATCCAGATTGAGCCATTTCTATCTTGATTCCAATCTTTTAGAAGGTCCCTTACCACAAGAAATGGAGAATTTGAAAGCTTTAAGTTTCCTTGACCTCTCCAATAACAAATTGATTGGACCTTTTCCATCTCAAATTGGAAATTGCTCAGGGTTAGAAGGATTGTATTTGAGTCACAATCGTATAACTGGAAGCATTCCCTTTGAAGTCTTCACTTGCCCTTATTATACTCTTGATCTCAGTCATAACTTCATCGAGGGAGAAATACCGCATCAATTTGATAACGGTCTTTACTTGCAAGTTTTGAATCTTAGCTACAACAATCTAACAGGCATGATTCCTGAATCTTTTTGGTTCTTGGAAACGCTCAATCTGTCCTATAATTCTCTAGAGGGACCTATTCCAGAAGACTTCAGTCATAGGTTTTCATCTGATTCATTTTGGGGAAACAAGTATTTATGTGGAAACCTACCAGATTTCTCTCCTTGCCCTTCTAAATCAAGCAACGAGCTAAAGATTGTTCAAATCATTCTTCCAGTTCTCTGTTTTCTGGCCTTCTTGGGTTTAGGAGTTTTGCTCTTCCTTAGATCCAGAGCCAAAGATAACATTCCTGAACCAAATGTCACAAAAAATGGAGATTTATTCTCAATCTTGAACTTTGATGGAAGAATTGCATTTGAAGATATCATTGAGGCGACCAACGACTTTGACATCCGATACTGTATTGGGACTGGAGGTTACGGTAGTGTTTATAGAGCGCAGTTACCAAGTGGAAAGATTATTGCCTTGAAGAAACTTCATCGAAGAGAAGCAGAGGTCCTAGCTTTTGACAAGAGTTTCAAGAATGAGGCAAAAATATTATCAGAAATACGACACAAGAACATAGTGAAGCTTCATGGATTTTGTCTCCATAATCGTTGCATGTTTTTGATTTACGAATACATGGCTCGAGGGAGCTTATTTTGTGTTCTCGCCTATGATAACGAAGCAATGGAGATGGATTGGATCAAAAGAGTGAAGATAATCAAAGATACAGCATGTGCTTTATCTTATCTGCATCATGATTGCCACCCACCAATAGTTCATCGAGACATATCAAGCAATAACATTTTATTGAACTCCAATCTTGAGGCTTGTGTCTCGGATTTTGGCACAGCTAGACTCATTGATCCTGACTCGTCTAATCAAACAATGCTTGTTGGAACCTACGGATATATTGCACCAG AACTTGCTTATACTATGGTTGTAACTGAAAAATGCGATGTCTATAGTTTTGGAGTATTGGCACTTGAAATACTCATGGGAAAGCATCCTGGTGAACTCTTGGTATCACTATCGGCATCATTTTCCAAGAATATAATGTTAAGTGATATTTTAGATCCACGTTTATCGCTTCCAAGCGATCGAAGAGTTGCAAAGGATATTGTTTTTGCTGCAACAGTGGCCTTTGCTTGCTTAAGGTCGAACCCAAAGTTCCGACCAACAATGAAGTGTGCGTCTCAAGAGTTTCTTTCCCGGAAAAGACCAGTAGCAAATCGTCTCCAAGCTATCTCTCTGCTGCAACTCAAGGAGCATGATCTGTATATGGATGATGAAGCCAAATTTCAATCTCAGAAGTCAGGTGAAATTGTTGGACTCCATGCTAGTTCTTCAACTTGA